A portion of the Blastopirellula sediminis genome contains these proteins:
- a CDS encoding TolC family protein, producing MSRHTAKFWAIILIGASALTGCHPTQPFYFTERNDLSTYLDKATDIEYPDVCEPSLAEVENAAEPFTLSDPFSLESNQIWELSLEEAVQITLKNSKVLRTAGGNAVFRVIPGTTLTSQAVPTSMITRNDAMPTIYDPSIVESDPTLGVEGALSEFDAQLNMTANYQNNDRPQNYSANTLFPSVFQQNLGTSAIELTKKSATGTTFFLRNNYTYEWNNRSPITRPLPSDWQTNIELEARHPLLRGSGVQVNRVNVMLARVREDVSLADFETNVRNLVSDVEESYWQLYFSYHNLEAAKTGRDSALVTWRRIFTLMQKGAEGGEAEKEAQARQQYYEFRARTQAALRDLYKAENQLRYFMGIAANDGRLIRPSSEPSDAWVKFDWFQIHEEAIALSAELRRQRWRLKQREIEMIAARNQLLPQLDVVGLYRFLGVGDKLISGNSNTPDFPAVGSTAWSELTGGNYQEWTVGAQYSMPIGFRQELAGVRNAQLRIAREKAVLEDMELEVSHLLTDAVRDLDSNYNLVQSNLNRLIAADKEVDSVQAAYDAGTVTLDLLLEAQRRRSEAQIAYFQSLVEYNIAIKDVELRKGTLLEYNGIFLAEGPWPDKAYFDAKGHARRRAASHYMNYGYTRPAVISRGPVPEGMHGEEGVHWEEAPLPNQPYFEEVPTPAAQPTPAIGPLDTQAMAPAAKRQQVASEGATLRPIGVKQMQSGTQVARVSHQAPAAKTPVAAVKPVANNSQAKLDFNKLGLSETMKDMNVRSTPTATKTTSTANHESVTNSTSAATSGTAAKWTATKR from the coding sequence ATGAGCCGGCACACCGCGAAGTTTTGGGCGATCATTTTGATCGGCGCTTCGGCCCTGACGGGTTGTCATCCGACGCAGCCTTTCTACTTCACGGAGAGAAACGATCTCTCCACCTACCTCGATAAGGCGACCGATATCGAATATCCGGACGTCTGCGAGCCAAGTCTGGCCGAGGTGGAGAACGCCGCCGAGCCGTTCACTCTGTCTGATCCGTTCTCGCTGGAGAGCAATCAGATTTGGGAACTCTCGCTCGAGGAAGCAGTCCAGATCACGCTGAAAAACAGCAAGGTTCTGCGCACCGCCGGCGGTAACGCGGTCTTCCGGGTCATCCCGGGCACCACGCTCACCAGCCAGGCGGTTCCGACCAGCATGATCACTCGCAACGACGCGATGCCGACGATCTACGATCCGTCGATCGTCGAGTCGGATCCGACCCTGGGTGTGGAAGGCGCCCTGTCGGAATTCGACGCGCAGTTGAACATGACGGCCAACTACCAAAACAACGATCGCCCGCAAAACTACTCGGCCAACACCCTCTTCCCGTCGGTCTTCCAACAGAACCTGGGAACGAGTGCGATCGAGTTGACGAAGAAGTCCGCGACCGGCACCACGTTCTTCCTGCGTAACAACTACACGTACGAATGGAACAATCGTAGCCCGATCACTCGTCCGTTGCCGAGCGACTGGCAAACCAACATCGAACTCGAAGCTCGTCATCCCTTGCTTCGCGGTTCGGGCGTGCAGGTCAACCGCGTCAACGTGATGTTGGCTCGCGTTCGAGAAGACGTCAGCCTGGCCGACTTCGAGACCAACGTTCGCAACCTGGTCAGCGACGTCGAAGAATCGTACTGGCAGCTCTACTTCTCATACCACAACCTGGAAGCCGCCAAGACCGGCCGCGACAGCGCCTTGGTCACCTGGCGTCGCATCTTCACCCTGATGCAAAAGGGCGCCGAAGGGGGCGAGGCTGAAAAAGAAGCTCAAGCTCGCCAACAGTACTACGAATTCCGCGCTCGCACCCAAGCCGCTCTTCGCGACTTGTACAAAGCCGAAAACCAACTTCGCTACTTCATGGGGATCGCCGCCAACGACGGTCGCCTGATTCGTCCGTCGTCGGAACCGAGCGACGCCTGGGTGAAGTTCGACTGGTTCCAGATTCACGAAGAAGCGATCGCCCTGTCGGCCGAACTTCGCCGTCAACGCTGGCGCCTGAAGCAGCGTGAGATCGAAATGATCGCCGCTCGCAACCAACTGCTGCCGCAACTCGACGTGGTCGGTCTGTACCGGTTCCTCGGTGTGGGCGATAAGCTGATCTCCGGCAACAGCAACACTCCGGACTTCCCGGCCGTCGGCTCGACCGCGTGGTCGGAACTGACCGGGGGCAACTACCAGGAATGGACCGTGGGCGCCCAATACAGCATGCCGATCGGTTTCCGTCAGGAATTGGCCGGGGTTCGCAACGCTCAGCTCCGCATCGCTCGCGAAAAGGCGGTCTTGGAAGACATGGAACTGGAAGTGTCGCACTTGCTGACCGACGCGGTTCGCGACCTCGACTCGAACTACAACCTGGTTCAGTCGAACCTGAACCGCCTGATCGCCGCCGACAAAGAAGTCGACTCGGTGCAAGCCGCCTACGACGCCGGTACGGTCACCTTGGACCTGTTGCTCGAAGCTCAGCGTCGTCGTAGCGAAGCTCAGATCGCCTACTTCCAGTCGCTGGTCGAATACAACATCGCCATCAAAGACGTGGAGCTCCGCAAGGGTACGCTGCTCGAATACAACGGCATCTTCCTGGCGGAAGGCCCGTGGCCGGACAAGGCTTACTTCGACGCCAAGGGACATGCTCGCCGTCGTGCCGCCAGCCATTACATGAACTACGGCTACACTCGCCCGGCCGTCATCAGCCGCGGTCCGGTGCCGGAAGGCATGCACGGCGAAGAAGGGGTTCACTGGGAAGAAGCTCCGCTGCCGAACCAGCCCTACTTTGAAGAAGTGCCGACTCCGGCCGCCCAGCCGACCCCGGCTATCGGCCCGCTCGACACGCAAGCGATGGCTCCGGCCGCCAAGCGGCAGCAAGTCGCCAGCGAAGGCGCCACGCTGCGTCCGATCGGCGTAAAGCAGATGCAAAGCGGCACGCAGGTCGCCCGCGTCTCGCACCAGGCTCCGGCCGCCAAGACTCCGGTCGCCGCGGTGAAACCGGTCGCCAACAATTCGCAAGCGAAGCTCGATTTTAATAAACTAGGACTGTCGGAAACGATGAAGGACATGAACGTTCGATCGACGCCGACCGCCACAAAAACGACTTCGACCGCCAATCATGAATCTGTCACGAATTCAACGTCTGCTGCAACTTCTGGGACTGCTGCAAAGTGGACGGCCACAAAACGTTGA
- a CDS encoding helix-turn-helix transcriptional regulator: MNLSRIQRLLQLLGLLQSGRPQNVDSLAVECGVSRRTIFRDLDTLRGASVPLAFDSETQRYHIPDTYFLSPTNLNAEEALSVMVLCSELGDGGGLPYYSNARKAATKLENSLPDRLKSRLRRVSGAVEIKLNHSPQPEEAEEVYQQLVDAVGHRRSVRIRYKSLFDDGEEIGTKLSPYKLLFSRHSWYVIGRSSLHRSTRTFKVGRIQSLESLEDEFKIPTGFRVERYLRSAWHMIPEEGPDQEVVVRFHKLVASNVAEVQWHKTQQVTWNDDGSIDFRVTVSGLREMSWWILGYGEQATVLSPPEMQQIVVGHARAIIDKYPTNSQA; the protein is encoded by the coding sequence ATGAATCTGTCACGAATTCAACGTCTGCTGCAACTTCTGGGACTGCTGCAAAGTGGACGGCCACAAAACGTTGATTCGTTAGCGGTCGAGTGCGGCGTGAGCCGCCGGACGATCTTTCGAGATTTGGATACGTTGCGAGGGGCTAGTGTGCCCCTCGCTTTCGATTCTGAGACGCAGCGGTATCACATTCCTGATACCTACTTTCTGAGCCCGACCAACTTGAACGCCGAAGAGGCGCTCTCGGTGATGGTCCTCTGCAGCGAACTGGGTGACGGCGGAGGATTGCCGTACTACTCCAACGCCCGCAAAGCGGCGACCAAGCTGGAGAACAGTTTGCCCGATCGCTTGAAGTCCCGACTGCGGCGTGTCTCCGGAGCCGTCGAGATCAAGCTGAATCATTCGCCTCAGCCGGAAGAGGCCGAAGAGGTCTATCAGCAGCTGGTCGATGCGGTCGGCCATCGCCGCTCGGTTCGGATTCGCTACAAGAGCCTGTTCGACGACGGAGAGGAGATCGGCACGAAGCTTTCCCCTTACAAACTTCTCTTCAGTCGCCACAGCTGGTACGTGATTGGACGATCGTCGCTCCATCGTTCGACGCGAACCTTCAAGGTGGGACGGATTCAGTCGCTCGAGTCGCTCGAAGACGAATTCAAAATCCCGACCGGCTTTCGCGTCGAGCGTTATCTACGCAGCGCCTGGCACATGATTCCGGAAGAAGGCCCCGACCAGGAAGTGGTGGTTCGCTTCCACAAATTGGTGGCCTCCAATGTGGCGGAAGTGCAGTGGCACAAGACGCAGCAAGTCACATGGAACGACGACGGATCGATCGATTTTCGCGTCACCGTCTCTGGCCTGCGCGAAATGTCATGGTGGATTCTCGGCTACGGAGAACAAGCCACCGTCCTTTCGCCTCCCGAGATGCAGCAGATCGTCGTCGGGCACGCGCGGGCGATCATTGATAAGTACCCAACTAACAGTCAAGCGTAG
- the tmk gene encoding dTMP kinase, with translation MFFVFDGLDGVGKSTQQTLLTAWLEMQGARVVSCRDPGATPLGERLRSILLDKSDLEISPVSEMLLYMTARSQLVAETIRPAIESGAAVVCDRYLIANIAYQGYGAGVDIESIRQVGKVATDGVMPDATFLLDMPTKFALGRLHRTLDRVESRGEEYFDRVRQGFLTEAKKFDNVHVIDASRSVEQIQSDIRSIALAVMEKQA, from the coding sequence ATGTTTTTCGTATTCGACGGATTGGATGGAGTCGGCAAGTCGACGCAGCAAACGCTGCTGACCGCTTGGCTGGAGATGCAAGGAGCCCGCGTCGTCTCGTGTCGCGACCCTGGCGCCACGCCGCTGGGCGAACGTTTGCGTTCGATCTTGCTCGACAAAAGCGATCTGGAAATCTCTCCGGTCAGCGAAATGCTCCTTTACATGACGGCCCGCTCGCAACTGGTCGCCGAAACGATTCGTCCCGCGATCGAGTCTGGCGCTGCGGTCGTCTGCGATCGTTACCTGATCGCCAATATCGCCTACCAAGGCTACGGCGCCGGCGTCGATATCGAGTCGATCCGCCAGGTCGGCAAGGTGGCGACTGACGGCGTGATGCCTGACGCGACCTTCCTGCTCGACATGCCGACCAAGTTCGCGCTGGGGCGATTGCATCGGACGCTTGATCGGGTCGAGAGCCGCGGTGAGGAATACTTCGATCGCGTTCGGCAAGGCTTTCTGACCGAAGCGAAGAAGTTTGACAACGTGCATGTGATCGACGCGAGTCGCTCGGTTGAGCAGATCCAGTCCGACATTCGCAGCATTGCGCTGGCGGTAATGGAGAAGCAAGCGTAA
- a CDS encoding cytochrome-c peroxidase, whose translation MAAGDASWSKLLRGAMAIFFVSAFVPAQYAMAQQPAAAFYPVGHSLEGLPASEQSQAVYHADVNHSLNRLHHLLFVDQLVPEEVQTQLPGEMQSAGVTPQELYQGKWYFGKRAGTDADLKYFGGDVRVSPVRQFSTEERAELVKLLAELSSPERREELIASPLQQLLVQWDVMSVWWQLEKANSDDLQLLTAMASAIRSLALGRDEIEQLPSGFAQLQSQFENSAPIATSKPFLPDDFDPSAATDSSPWLEIGRKSSALFQAERTLHASHVYYNFGGRNETKDLLAAIQAGDDVSPNPPGTIQTALVQTLVVVDDQLRPIATPVIDDIRIRMSNPSTDQNALDASSSRDGSSHWIFRRTRAGSILDPEHPFRFVPDTAQALFVEYGSLKHATYAAQCALCHRLTNGGGQAPFGIRSLSKHAAAHIAAADERTQLAESEMAAVVERLQSRLKSVAPSVASTRLPPRPEKSAAELAELAEKLREVYSQSPDTWPAPTVDAGVEWREIGLLPEVTHPAENPHNDAKEQLGKALFFDPRLSGSGQIACASCHDPDLAWGDGRTTSFGHSRKLLGRNAPSIRYVAFQETFFWDGRAETLADQAIAVFLNPDEMHASAEHVVETVSAHAAYRELMCEAFGDEQITLERVAQAIACFERTIIHGRTRFDAFLQGKSDMMSDSAIRGMDLFRRDARCMNCHNGPMFSDGKFHEVGLSYYGRKYQDLGRYATTGETADVGKFKTPTLRDVTATTPLMHNGLFELPGVLNMYNAGMPTIKRKEEQLEDELFPTKSPLLKPLGLNRQDLADLAAFLSTLEEAKLRVRPPELPGLHPAP comes from the coding sequence ATGGCCGCAGGGGACGCATCCTGGAGCAAATTGCTGCGTGGGGCGATGGCGATTTTTTTCGTCAGCGCGTTCGTGCCAGCGCAATACGCGATGGCGCAGCAGCCCGCCGCAGCGTTTTATCCCGTCGGGCATTCGCTGGAAGGCTTGCCTGCGTCCGAACAATCGCAAGCGGTATATCACGCGGATGTCAATCATTCGCTAAACCGCTTGCATCATTTACTCTTCGTCGACCAACTCGTGCCGGAAGAAGTTCAGACGCAACTTCCGGGCGAGATGCAATCGGCCGGCGTCACGCCGCAGGAGTTATATCAAGGAAAGTGGTACTTCGGCAAACGAGCCGGGACCGACGCCGACCTGAAATATTTCGGCGGCGACGTTCGGGTCAGCCCGGTGCGTCAGTTTTCTACGGAAGAGCGCGCTGAACTAGTAAAACTGCTCGCCGAACTTTCATCGCCAGAACGACGAGAGGAGTTGATCGCGAGTCCGCTTCAGCAGTTGCTAGTGCAGTGGGATGTGATGAGCGTCTGGTGGCAGCTGGAAAAAGCGAACTCTGATGATCTGCAACTGCTGACGGCGATGGCCAGCGCCATTCGTTCGCTCGCCCTTGGGCGAGACGAAATCGAGCAGTTGCCAAGCGGCTTCGCACAGCTGCAGTCGCAATTTGAAAACTCGGCGCCGATTGCGACATCGAAGCCCTTCCTGCCAGACGACTTCGATCCTTCCGCGGCGACGGATAGTTCCCCCTGGCTGGAAATCGGTCGAAAGAGTTCCGCACTCTTTCAGGCCGAACGGACGCTGCACGCCTCGCATGTTTACTACAATTTCGGCGGCCGCAACGAAACGAAAGACTTGCTCGCTGCGATCCAAGCAGGCGACGACGTTTCGCCGAACCCGCCGGGCACGATTCAAACCGCCCTGGTCCAAACGCTAGTTGTGGTCGATGACCAACTACGCCCCATCGCAACGCCGGTGATCGACGACATCCGCATTCGAATGTCGAATCCGTCGACCGATCAAAACGCGCTCGACGCAAGCAGCAGCCGCGACGGCTCCAGCCACTGGATCTTTCGCCGCACGCGCGCTGGGTCGATTCTCGATCCGGAACATCCCTTTCGCTTCGTCCCCGATACGGCGCAGGCGCTGTTCGTCGAGTATGGCAGCTTGAAACATGCGACCTACGCGGCGCAGTGTGCACTATGCCATCGCCTAACCAATGGGGGCGGACAAGCGCCGTTCGGCATTCGCTCCCTCTCCAAACATGCAGCCGCTCACATCGCGGCAGCCGACGAACGGACGCAACTGGCCGAGAGCGAAATGGCGGCAGTCGTTGAACGACTCCAATCGCGATTAAAGTCGGTCGCTCCATCGGTCGCATCGACGCGACTTCCCCCTCGCCCGGAAAAATCAGCGGCGGAACTTGCCGAGTTGGCCGAGAAACTCCGCGAGGTTTACTCGCAATCGCCCGACACATGGCCGGCTCCGACCGTCGACGCCGGCGTCGAATGGCGCGAGATCGGGCTGCTTCCGGAGGTAACGCATCCTGCGGAGAATCCGCACAACGACGCGAAGGAACAGCTCGGCAAAGCCCTCTTCTTTGATCCGCGACTTTCCGGGAGCGGGCAGATCGCTTGCGCTTCGTGTCATGATCCGGATCTCGCGTGGGGAGATGGTCGCACGACCAGTTTTGGGCATTCGCGGAAACTGCTGGGACGCAACGCTCCGTCGATTCGCTACGTTGCGTTTCAGGAGACGTTCTTCTGGGACGGCCGAGCCGAAACGCTCGCCGATCAGGCGATCGCCGTCTTCTTGAACCCCGACGAGATGCACGCGTCGGCCGAACATGTCGTCGAAACGGTCTCGGCTCACGCCGCCTATCGCGAACTGATGTGCGAAGCGTTTGGCGATGAACAGATCACGCTGGAGCGTGTCGCCCAGGCGATCGCCTGTTTTGAGCGAACGATCATTCACGGTCGGACTCGGTTCGATGCGTTCCTGCAAGGGAAGTCGGACATGATGTCCGACTCGGCGATTCGGGGGATGGATCTCTTCCGCCGCGACGCTCGCTGCATGAACTGCCACAACGGCCCGATGTTCAGCGATGGCAAATTCCACGAAGTAGGGCTCAGCTACTACGGCCGCAAGTATCAGGACCTGGGGCGCTACGCGACGACCGGCGAAACGGCCGACGTCGGCAAGTTCAAGACGCCGACCCTACGCGACGTGACGGCCACCACGCCGCTGATGCACAACGGACTATTCGAGCTTCCCGGCGTGCTAAACATGTATAATGCCGGCATGCCGACGATCAAGCGGAAGGAAGAGCAACTCGAAGACGAGCTCTTCCCCACCAAGTCGCCGCTGCTGAAGCCGCTCGGCTTGAACCGCCAAGACCTGGCCGACCTGGCTGCGTTTTTGTCGACGCTGGAAGAAGCGAAGCTAAGAGTTCGCCCACCGGAGCTGCCTGGGTTGCATCCGGCGCCGTAA
- a CDS encoding DUF4990 domain-containing protein, giving the protein MLSLRIAVVLGIATIANLAVAADWFVAPDGDDAQSGKIDAPLATVTKGQELASPGDTVYIRGGLYNDFAELPRVGWYNVAIHLKKSDVSYVAYPGETPVFDFSKAPTNRRVTGFLISGTNVTMRGIHVTGTPVGEQKQSECFRIAGSRAVGHFYDCVARGNAAIGFYWTSGSRGSATRCDAYDNISRNPKSIGNIDGFGAHAEGVEFRYCRAWNNSDDGFDAISSPGANLFDHCWAFNHRAGGDSNGFKIGGFGADPKTKLPVPLPVHEVRFCIAAFNGAKGFYANHHPGQAAVWTRNSAYGNGGGNFNMLERRPDMSEDIPGDKEVLHGNLAFRGPSTKADATPAENATDNSWTRPGVTVDAKDFVSVDWKELMRPRTPEGDLPHIDFLRLKADSDLQGLGAVE; this is encoded by the coding sequence ATGTTGTCGCTACGTATTGCCGTTGTTCTCGGTATCGCCACGATTGCGAATCTCGCCGTCGCCGCCGACTGGTTTGTCGCTCCGGATGGAGACGACGCCCAATCCGGCAAGATCGACGCTCCGCTCGCCACGGTGACGAAGGGGCAAGAGTTGGCCTCTCCTGGCGATACGGTCTACATTCGGGGTGGCCTCTACAACGACTTCGCCGAACTGCCGCGCGTCGGGTGGTACAACGTCGCGATTCATTTGAAGAAAAGTGACGTCAGCTACGTCGCTTACCCCGGAGAGACGCCGGTCTTTGACTTCTCCAAGGCGCCGACCAATCGTCGCGTGACCGGGTTTTTGATCTCCGGTACGAACGTTACGATGCGCGGCATTCACGTCACCGGCACGCCGGTTGGCGAACAAAAGCAATCGGAGTGTTTCCGCATCGCCGGATCCCGGGCAGTCGGGCATTTCTATGATTGCGTTGCCCGTGGCAATGCGGCGATCGGGTTCTATTGGACCAGCGGTTCGCGCGGCTCCGCGACGCGCTGCGACGCTTACGACAACATCAGCCGCAATCCAAAATCGATCGGCAATATTGACGGCTTTGGCGCTCATGCCGAAGGAGTCGAGTTCCGCTACTGTCGCGCTTGGAATAACAGCGACGATGGTTTCGACGCGATCAGTTCCCCCGGCGCCAATCTGTTTGACCACTGCTGGGCCTTCAATCATCGCGCCGGGGGCGACAGCAACGGATTTAAAATTGGCGGCTTCGGGGCAGATCCAAAAACGAAACTGCCGGTACCGCTGCCGGTTCACGAAGTTCGCTTTTGCATCGCCGCGTTCAACGGCGCGAAAGGGTTCTACGCCAATCACCATCCCGGCCAGGCGGCCGTCTGGACGCGTAACTCGGCCTACGGCAACGGCGGCGGAAACTTCAACATGCTCGAACGTCGCCCCGACATGAGCGAAGACATCCCCGGCGACAAGGAAGTGTTGCACGGTAACCTGGCGTTTCGCGGTCCGAGCACCAAAGCGGACGCGACTCCGGCGGAAAACGCGACCGACAACTCCTGGACGCGCCCTGGCGTGACCGTCGATGCGAAGGACTTCGTCAGCGTCGACTGGAAAGAACTGATGCGCCCCCGCACGCCGGAAGGTGACTTGCCGCATATCGACTTTCTGCGTTTGAAGGCCGATAGCGATTTGCAAGGCTTGGGGGCGGTGGAGTAA
- a CDS encoding ADP-ribosylglycohydrolase family protein, giving the protein MDMKTRADRILGCLMGGAIGDAIGAHYEGSAPVSGTDPNESPKPMWELDLCVTDDTQLTLATCEAIVQAGRVDPDTIAERFVAWFQARRITGIGSSTLKALTELAAGGHWALVGASGERSAGNGAAMRIAPLAFFLDPTSDADRRTLHDVCRITHRNEEAYCGALAMLASIRLAAEGISLKQELLPRVVELLPDSVTRDRLKQIHVERLKPFDAFKRFGSSGYVADSVPVALAHAIQNPFMITAMMGAICASGGDTDTIGSMAGQIVGASKGGTGLQNEQGIFESIDLAQEVTKLAKSLAMVPT; this is encoded by the coding sequence ATGGACATGAAAACGCGTGCGGATCGAATCTTGGGCTGCCTGATGGGCGGGGCGATTGGAGATGCGATTGGCGCACATTACGAAGGATCGGCGCCGGTCTCCGGAACCGATCCCAACGAGTCCCCCAAGCCAATGTGGGAACTTGATCTATGCGTTACGGACGATACCCAACTGACGCTGGCGACCTGCGAAGCGATCGTCCAAGCAGGCCGAGTCGATCCCGATACGATTGCGGAGAGATTCGTCGCGTGGTTTCAAGCGAGACGAATCACCGGCATCGGTTCCAGCACGCTGAAAGCGCTGACGGAGCTGGCTGCCGGCGGTCATTGGGCTTTGGTCGGAGCATCGGGGGAACGCTCTGCCGGCAATGGAGCCGCGATGCGAATCGCACCGCTGGCGTTCTTTCTGGATCCGACCAGCGACGCCGATCGGCGGACGCTCCATGATGTTTGCCGAATCACGCATCGTAATGAGGAAGCGTACTGCGGGGCGCTCGCAATGCTGGCGTCGATTCGCTTAGCGGCGGAGGGAATCTCGCTCAAACAGGAGCTGTTGCCGCGTGTAGTCGAACTGCTACCCGACTCCGTCACGCGCGATCGGTTGAAACAGATCCACGTTGAGCGACTGAAACCTTTCGACGCTTTCAAGAGATTCGGCTCATCCGGGTACGTCGCCGATTCCGTCCCCGTAGCGCTCGCTCACGCAATTCAAAATCCCTTTATGATCACCGCAATGATGGGCGCCATTTGCGCGTCGGGAGGCGATACCGACACAATCGGCTCCATGGCGGGACAGATCGTTGGAGCGTCGAAAGGCGGCACCGGCCTTCAGAACGAACAAGGAATCTTTGAGTCTATCGATCTTGCTCAAGAAGTAACCAAATTGGCCAAATCGCTGGCCATGGTTCCCACTTAG
- a CDS encoding thioredoxin family protein encodes MLKRTLLAIVTLLAISLTQSAYADSPYWYDDYSTAVRTAINENRMLLIYFRAEDEKKHEEFQRVMADPKVAQLLDNYILAELPVNATVGNEDEKAKLLSHGAFQHMYGKSGVAIVDYVDSSDEHYGYVVSQFPFRDNRIRNAQQMQTILGLPRGTLTQRTLIYAVRMHPEAPRSTNGVFRRVLAAATFQHSRLQARMQLQGHHSWDSRFHQIAGQLPGHMLPTEVCAESWPGQNLEDAAIECVRSWRHSSGHWSAVSADNTYYGYDMKRGNNGIWYATGIFAKNR; translated from the coding sequence ATGCTGAAGCGAACTCTCCTGGCCATCGTCACGCTGCTTGCGATCTCCCTCACGCAATCCGCATACGCGGACTCGCCTTATTGGTACGACGACTATTCCACCGCCGTCCGTACCGCGATCAATGAAAACCGAATGCTGCTGATTTACTTCCGCGCGGAAGATGAAAAGAAGCATGAGGAATTCCAGCGAGTCATGGCTGACCCCAAAGTCGCCCAACTTCTTGACAATTATATCCTCGCCGAGTTGCCGGTTAATGCGACCGTCGGCAACGAAGACGAAAAGGCCAAGTTGCTATCGCACGGCGCCTTCCAACACATGTATGGAAAGTCTGGCGTCGCAATCGTCGACTATGTCGACTCCAGTGATGAACATTACGGCTATGTCGTTAGCCAGTTTCCCTTCCGCGACAACCGCATTCGCAACGCTCAGCAGATGCAGACCATCCTGGGCCTTCCTCGCGGGACGCTCACCCAACGGACGTTGATCTACGCCGTTCGTATGCATCCCGAAGCTCCCCGCAGCACCAACGGCGTCTTCCGTCGCGTGCTAGCGGCGGCGACCTTCCAGCACAGTCGTTTGCAGGCTCGGATGCAGTTGCAGGGACATCACTCGTGGGATTCCCGCTTTCACCAAATTGCCGGCCAACTTCCGGGACACATGTTGCCGACCGAAGTTTGCGCCGAAAGCTGGCCTGGCCAGAATCTGGAAGATGCGGCGATTGAATGCGTCCGTAGCTGGCGTCATTCGTCAGGTCACTGGTCCGCCGTCAGCGCCGACAACACCTACTACGGTTATGACATGAAGCGCGGTAATAACGGCATCTGGTACGCCACCGGGATCTTCGCCAAGAACCGCTAG
- a CDS encoding DNA polymerase III subunit — protein MSWDEIQGHDAILANFRKAVARERLASTFLFVGPPAIGKRKFALKLAEALLCEKSKSTDLNPCGKCESCVQVRAHSHPDLILVERPANRTRIPVELLIGEGQNRMREGLCHDITLRPYRGGRKVAIIDDADYLNVEGANCLLKTLEEPPPRSVMILLSTSLQRQLPTIRSRSQIIRFSPLPNDVIASLLVEQGVVADLEEARVLAELGHGSLERAMQVADPELREFRAALLPRLAVPDFPSVALAKETADFVDRAGKEAPPRRARLILVMQFAAEFYEQLMRALCGRPVSGDDLLLKQVERAAGRFTAGPDAAGACLARCIEAEQEVEMNANLATLVDAWLDDLSSAGRLGYVPLAQ, from the coding sequence ATGAGTTGGGACGAGATCCAAGGGCACGACGCGATCCTGGCGAACTTTCGTAAAGCGGTCGCTCGCGAGCGGCTCGCCAGTACGTTCCTCTTCGTCGGACCGCCGGCGATCGGCAAACGGAAGTTCGCGCTGAAGCTGGCCGAAGCCCTCCTTTGCGAAAAGTCCAAGTCGACCGACTTGAATCCGTGCGGCAAGTGCGAAAGCTGCGTGCAGGTCCGCGCTCATTCTCATCCTGACTTGATCCTGGTCGAGCGGCCCGCTAACCGAACGCGTATCCCGGTCGAACTGCTGATCGGCGAAGGGCAGAACCGGATGCGGGAAGGGTTGTGCCATGACATTACGCTCCGTCCTTATCGCGGCGGTCGCAAAGTGGCGATCATCGACGACGCCGACTATCTGAACGTCGAAGGCGCCAACTGTCTGCTGAAGACGCTCGAAGAGCCGCCGCCCAGGTCGGTGATGATTCTCCTCTCGACCAGTTTGCAGCGTCAGTTGCCGACGATTCGTTCCCGCTCGCAGATCATTCGTTTCTCGCCGCTGCCGAACGACGTCATTGCGTCGCTGCTCGTCGAGCAGGGCGTGGTCGCCGATCTGGAGGAAGCTCGCGTCCTGGCCGAACTGGGACATGGAAGTCTAGAGCGAGCGATGCAAGTCGCCGATCCTGAACTACGTGAGTTTCGCGCCGCTCTGTTGCCGCGACTTGCGGTCCCTGATTTTCCGAGCGTCGCCCTGGCGAAGGAAACTGCCGATTTCGTTGACCGGGCCGGCAAAGAGGCGCCGCCGCGCCGAGCCCGCTTGATCCTGGTCATGCAGTTCGCCGCCGAGTTCTACGAGCAACTGATGCGTGCCCTTTGCGGGCGACCAGTCTCGGGGGACGATCTCCTGTTAAAGCAAGTCGAGCGCGCCGCGGGGCGGTTTACCGCCGGACCTGACGCAGCCGGGGCCTGCTTGGCCCGCTGCATTGAAGCGGAGCAGGAAGTCGAAATGAACGCCAATCTGGCGACGTTGGTCGACGCCTGGCTCGACGACCTCTCGTCAGCGGGGCGATTAGGTTATGTGCCGCTGGCCCAGTAA